In Prosthecobacter sp. SYSU 5D2, one genomic interval encodes:
- the nusA gene encoding transcription termination factor NusA — translation MISELKALFDYYEKEKGIDRTKMVEALSQALLAASKKSIGPARELRIDIDPEKGTIKAWAKLLAVETVSNPWEELPLAKARMIKKDAQLGDEIDLEVTPKNMGRIAAQTAKQTMLQRLRMAEKENLYDEFKDRTGDVVNGTIRRFDKSDVIVDLGKFEGSMPSKERVSTEDYTPGDRMRFYVKAVEREGARGPEIILSRAHVNFVRRLFEFEVSEIGDRTVEIASIAREAGYRTKVAVHSADEKVDPVGACVGLRGARVKNIVRELNNEKVDIIRWKSDPAEFVREALKPIKVLSIQVAPDQKAARLTVSEEDLSKAIGRRGQNARLTSRLVGMELSIERDEHAAEVFEGQLDTAAHDLERALGINLDTARKLANGGMGDLQMLLQADVEDIAEVLGDDEQLARQVHALIAAYTPKA, via the coding sequence ATGATCAGCGAACTTAAAGCACTATTCGATTACTACGAGAAAGAGAAAGGCATTGACCGCACCAAGATGGTCGAAGCCCTCTCCCAGGCGCTTCTCGCGGCCTCGAAGAAGAGCATCGGCCCTGCACGGGAGCTGCGCATTGATATTGACCCTGAGAAGGGCACCATCAAGGCGTGGGCCAAGCTGCTGGCCGTTGAGACTGTTTCCAATCCCTGGGAAGAGCTGCCGCTGGCCAAGGCGCGGATGATCAAAAAAGACGCCCAGCTCGGCGACGAGATTGACCTGGAAGTCACCCCGAAGAACATGGGCCGCATCGCCGCGCAGACGGCCAAGCAGACCATGCTCCAGCGCCTCCGCATGGCGGAAAAAGAAAACCTTTACGACGAGTTCAAGGACCGCACTGGCGACGTCGTCAACGGCACCATCCGCCGTTTTGACAAGTCCGACGTCATCGTGGATCTTGGCAAATTTGAGGGCTCCATGCCTTCCAAAGAACGCGTCTCCACGGAGGATTACACCCCCGGCGACCGCATGCGCTTCTACGTCAAGGCTGTGGAGCGCGAAGGTGCCCGTGGTCCGGAGATCATCCTCAGCCGTGCGCATGTCAATTTCGTCCGCCGCCTGTTTGAATTTGAAGTCAGCGAAATCGGCGACCGCACCGTGGAAATCGCCTCCATCGCCCGTGAGGCCGGCTACCGCACCAAGGTCGCCGTCCACAGCGCCGATGAAAAAGTTGACCCAGTCGGCGCATGCGTCGGCCTTCGTGGTGCCCGCGTGAAGAACATCGTCCGCGAGCTGAACAACGAGAAGGTGGACATCATCCGCTGGAAATCAGATCCGGCTGAATTTGTCCGCGAAGCCCTCAAGCCCATCAAGGTGCTATCCATCCAGGTGGCCCCAGACCAGAAGGCCGCCCGCCTCACCGTCAGCGAGGAAGACCTTTCCAAGGCCATCGGCCGCCGTGGCCAGAACGCCCGCCTCACCTCCCGCCTCGTCGGCATGGAGCTGAGCATTGAGCGTGACGAGCACGCCGCCGAAGTCTTCGAAGGCCAGCTCGATACCGCCGCCCATGACCTTGAGCGCGCACTTGGCATCAATCTTGATACTGCCCGAAAACTGGCTAATGGTGGCATGGGCGACTTGCAAATGCTCCTCCAGGCAGATGTGGAAGACATCGCCGAAGTCCTCGGGGACGACGAACAGCTTGCCCGTCAGGTTCACGCCCTCATTGCAGCTTATACTCCTAAAGCGTAG
- the rbfA gene encoding 30S ribosome-binding factor RbfA: MSQRVLRVSELVKRELSMVLERLYRMDNAILTVHEVRATPDLKQAFAYIGIIATGTVDEEGIIEKLNKQRGAIQREVHKRVIMKNSPQIFFRLDKSVEKGVRILNAIDNLPPPADPLPEGEEEPDFK, translated from the coding sequence ATGTCTCAACGAGTCCTACGCGTCAGCGAACTGGTCAAGCGCGAGCTCAGCATGGTGCTGGAGCGCCTTTACCGCATGGATAACGCCATCCTCACCGTCCACGAGGTGCGCGCCACGCCGGACCTGAAACAGGCCTTTGCCTACATCGGCATCATCGCCACCGGCACGGTGGATGAGGAAGGCATCATCGAAAAGCTCAACAAGCAGCGCGGTGCCATCCAGCGTGAAGTGCACAAGCGCGTCATCATGAAGAACTCCCCGCAGATCTTCTTCCGCCTGGACAAGTCCGTGGAGAAAGGCGTACGCATTCTCAATGCCATTGACAACCTGCCCCCGCCTGCGGATCCGCTGCCGGAAGGCGAAGAAGAGCCGGATTTCAAATAA
- a CDS encoding zinc-dependent alcohol dehydrogenase, translating to MRALCWHGKSDVRVDTVPDPTILEPTDAIIKITSTAICGSDLHLYDGFMPTMESGDILGHEPMGFVVEVGKSVKKLKKGDRVVVPFVIACGCCYFCSKTLYACCDATNPKPELGEKAMGHAPAGLFGYSHMTGGYAGGQAEYLRVPHADVGPIQIESGLPDEQVLFLSDIFPTGYMAAENADIEPGDTVAVWGCGPVAQMCIQSCWMFGAGRVIAIDRVHERLAMARSMGRAETINFDEEDVYERLQEMTGGRGPDRCIDAVGCEAHGAGSFDAVVDKVKVAVMLGTDRAHALRQALFCCRKGGTVSVPGVYVGMVDNLPFGGAMNKGLTIKMGQTHVQRYTQPLLAKIEAGEIDPSFVITHRRTLEEAPDAYKTFRDKDDGCIKVVLRP from the coding sequence ATGAGAGCACTTTGCTGGCATGGAAAATCTGATGTTCGTGTGGATACAGTCCCGGATCCTACAATCCTGGAACCCACGGATGCGATTATCAAAATCACCTCCACCGCCATTTGCGGTTCGGACCTTCATCTCTACGACGGCTTCATGCCGACAATGGAGAGCGGCGACATCCTGGGTCATGAACCCATGGGCTTTGTGGTGGAAGTAGGAAAGTCGGTGAAAAAACTCAAGAAAGGCGACCGCGTCGTCGTGCCTTTTGTAATCGCCTGCGGCTGCTGTTACTTCTGCTCCAAAACCCTCTACGCCTGCTGCGATGCCACCAATCCCAAACCGGAGCTGGGGGAAAAAGCCATGGGCCATGCCCCGGCGGGCCTGTTTGGTTATTCTCACATGACGGGCGGCTATGCGGGCGGCCAGGCGGAGTACCTGCGCGTGCCGCATGCCGATGTGGGCCCCATCCAGATCGAGTCCGGCCTCCCCGATGAGCAGGTGCTGTTTCTCTCTGACATCTTTCCAACCGGCTACATGGCAGCGGAGAATGCCGACATCGAGCCTGGGGATACAGTGGCCGTGTGGGGCTGCGGTCCCGTGGCTCAGATGTGCATCCAGAGCTGCTGGATGTTCGGGGCCGGGCGCGTCATCGCCATTGACCGCGTGCATGAGCGCCTGGCCATGGCGCGGAGCATGGGCCGCGCTGAGACGATCAATTTTGACGAGGAGGACGTCTATGAGCGGCTCCAGGAAATGACCGGCGGGCGCGGGCCAGACCGGTGCATTGACGCCGTGGGTTGTGAGGCCCATGGCGCAGGCAGTTTTGATGCCGTGGTGGACAAGGTCAAAGTCGCCGTCATGCTGGGCACCGATCGCGCCCATGCGCTGCGCCAGGCCCTTTTCTGCTGCCGCAAAGGGGGCACCGTCTCCGTGCCCGGAGTCTATGTGGGCATGGTGGATAATCTCCCTTTCGGTGGAGCCATGAACAAAGGCCTCACTATCAAAATGGGCCAGACGCATGTGCAAAGGTACACGCAGCCGCTGCTCGCCAAGATTGAGGCAGGCGAGATTGATCCCTCCTTCGTCATCACCCATCGCCGGACTTTGGAAGAAGCCCCAGATGCCTACAAGACTTTCCGGGACAAGGACGACGGCTGCATCAAGGTGGTGCTGAGACCTTGA
- a CDS encoding sulfatase, protein MNRLLPIFLALLPFAMSPAQSAGPNLLLIIADDCTYRDLGVYGGQAKTPHLNKLAAEGMKMTRCFQAAPMCSPTRHCLYTGLYPVKSGAYPNHTFAHEWVKSIAHYLQAGGYTTHLSGKTHINPPSVFPFEFSKRKGDNNPDPAVFEEVLKASAESRKPFLFIAASNEPHGPYTKGDPSAYPPATLALPPIWVDTPETRADYSKYLAEITYFDSQVGELVDLLDQNGQRENTLVIVLSEQGNSFPFAKWTCYDAGLQSGCIARWPGQVKAGAESAALVEYVDIVPTFLEAAGIARPEILEGRSFLPVLRGQADRHKEAVFGLQTTRGINAGSEFYGVRSVRNDRYRYIRNFTPEAIFECAATKDAPFASWQRLAKDGDVAAQTLVTAYQQRPGEELYDCEADPWNRTNLIADENLASVRQDLRTQLDAWMKQQGDQGQATEMAALERMPRSQKEPKKGKKKKNKAVQ, encoded by the coding sequence ATGAACCGTCTCCTGCCCATCTTCCTGGCGCTCCTTCCTTTTGCGATGTCCCCGGCGCAGTCCGCTGGGCCTAACCTTCTGCTCATCATTGCCGATGACTGCACTTACCGGGACCTGGGCGTCTATGGAGGCCAGGCCAAGACGCCGCACCTGAACAAGCTCGCCGCCGAAGGGATGAAGATGACGCGCTGCTTTCAGGCGGCGCCCATGTGCTCCCCCACGCGGCATTGTTTATACACGGGCCTTTATCCGGTGAAGTCCGGGGCCTATCCCAATCACACCTTTGCGCATGAGTGGGTGAAGAGCATCGCCCATTACTTGCAGGCGGGCGGTTACACTACGCACCTGTCTGGCAAGACCCACATCAATCCGCCGTCCGTCTTCCCCTTTGAATTCAGCAAGCGCAAAGGAGATAACAATCCAGATCCAGCCGTGTTTGAAGAGGTGCTGAAAGCGAGTGCCGAAAGCCGGAAGCCCTTCCTATTCATCGCCGCCTCCAATGAGCCGCACGGACCCTACACGAAGGGAGATCCTTCCGCTTATCCACCGGCCACCCTGGCCCTGCCGCCCATCTGGGTAGACACGCCGGAGACCCGCGCGGACTATTCCAAATACCTGGCCGAGATCACCTACTTCGATTCCCAGGTGGGTGAGCTGGTGGACCTGCTGGACCAAAACGGCCAACGTGAGAATACCCTGGTCATCGTCCTCAGCGAGCAGGGAAATTCTTTCCCTTTCGCCAAATGGACCTGTTACGATGCAGGGCTGCAGAGCGGCTGCATCGCCCGCTGGCCGGGGCAGGTGAAGGCGGGGGCGGAATCCGCCGCGCTGGTCGAATACGTGGACATCGTGCCCACTTTTCTGGAAGCCGCCGGCATCGCCCGCCCGGAGATCCTGGAGGGGCGCAGCTTCCTGCCGGTGCTGAGGGGCCAGGCTGACCGGCATAAGGAAGCCGTCTTCGGCCTGCAAACCACGCGCGGCATCAATGCAGGCTCGGAGTTTTACGGCGTGCGCAGCGTCCGCAATGACCGCTACCGCTACATCCGCAATTTCACCCCGGAGGCCATCTTTGAGTGCGCAGCCACCAAAGACGCTCCCTTTGCCAGCTGGCAGCGCCTGGCCAAGGACGGGGATGTGGCCGCCCAGACGCTGGTGACGGCCTACCAGCAGCGCCCGGGCGAGGAGCTTTACGACTGCGAGGCGGATCCGTGGAACCGCACCAATCTAATCGCCGATGAAAACCTCGCTTCCGTCCGCCAGGACCTCCGCACTCAGTTGGATGCCTGGATGAAACAACAAGGAGACCAAGGCCAGGCCACCGAGATGGCCGCCCTGGAGCGCATGCCCCGGAGCCAGAAGGAGCCCAAGAAAGGCAAAAAGAAAAAGAACAAGGCCGTCCAGTAA
- a CDS encoding sulfatase translates to MRLRLIFFSLFLLAAATVSAAKPNVIMICVDDLKPTISSYGDTVAITPNIDRLAKRGVLFEKAYCNQAVCSPSRNALMTGLRPQTLGIYELSTNFRKGAPDAVTISQHFMKQGYTAEAMGKIFHVGHGNTEDAASWSVPAWKPKGKAYANAESTSVTRPSRTGSDRGWATESADVGDTTYADGLIAQEAVKRLKLAAKNPGQPFFMAVGFMKPHLPFVAPKKYWDLYDPAKLPMPEVTTAPAGAPEYAGKAGGELRQYSDMPTKGPIDEAMTRRLIHGYYAATSYMDRQLGRVLDTLEATGLAENTIIVFWGDHGWHLGDHSMWCKHTNYEQAARIPVIVAAPGASQGVKTSSLIETVDIYPTLSELAGLPAPDRLDGKSFAAVVKDPAQKTRESIIHVYPRNDLLGRAIRTDHYRLVEWKKAGSQEAPDALELYDYQEDPLETKNLAAERPEVVKELAAILATHPEAKPQIQVAAAKGDGKGKKKAKK, encoded by the coding sequence ATGCGTCTGCGACTGATATTCTTTTCCCTTTTCCTGCTGGCGGCGGCGACAGTCTCTGCAGCTAAGCCGAATGTGATAATGATCTGCGTGGACGATCTGAAGCCGACGATCAGCAGCTATGGGGACACCGTGGCCATAACGCCGAACATTGACCGGCTGGCAAAACGCGGGGTGCTTTTTGAAAAGGCGTATTGCAACCAGGCGGTGTGCTCCCCTTCCCGCAATGCGCTGATGACGGGCCTGAGGCCGCAGACGCTGGGCATCTATGAACTGAGCACGAACTTCCGCAAAGGCGCTCCGGACGCGGTGACGATATCGCAGCACTTCATGAAGCAGGGGTATACAGCGGAGGCGATGGGGAAGATTTTTCACGTGGGCCATGGCAACACGGAGGATGCGGCGTCGTGGTCGGTACCGGCTTGGAAGCCGAAAGGCAAGGCGTATGCGAATGCAGAAAGCACGTCGGTGACGCGGCCCTCGCGCACGGGCAGTGACCGGGGCTGGGCGACGGAAAGCGCGGACGTGGGAGACACGACTTATGCGGACGGGCTGATCGCCCAGGAGGCGGTGAAGCGGCTGAAGCTGGCGGCGAAAAATCCTGGTCAGCCGTTTTTCATGGCGGTGGGGTTTATGAAACCGCACCTGCCGTTTGTGGCCCCGAAGAAATATTGGGATCTGTATGATCCGGCGAAACTGCCCATGCCGGAAGTGACCACCGCTCCTGCGGGTGCGCCGGAGTATGCGGGCAAGGCGGGGGGCGAGCTGCGGCAGTATTCAGACATGCCGACGAAGGGGCCTATTGATGAGGCGATGACGCGCCGGCTGATCCATGGTTATTATGCGGCCACCAGTTATATGGACCGGCAGCTTGGCCGGGTGCTGGATACGCTGGAGGCCACGGGACTGGCGGAAAATACGATCATTGTCTTTTGGGGCGACCATGGCTGGCACCTGGGGGACCACAGCATGTGGTGCAAACACACGAACTATGAGCAGGCGGCGCGCATCCCGGTGATCGTGGCCGCACCCGGAGCCTCGCAGGGGGTGAAGACGTCATCGCTCATCGAGACGGTGGACATTTACCCGACGCTGAGCGAGCTGGCTGGCCTGCCTGCGCCGGATAGGCTGGATGGAAAGAGCTTTGCAGCGGTGGTGAAGGACCCGGCTCAGAAGACGCGGGAAAGCATCATCCATGTGTATCCACGCAATGATTTGTTAGGCCGTGCCATCCGGACGGACCACTACCGCCTGGTGGAATGGAAGAAGGCGGGCAGCCAGGAGGCACCGGATGCGCTGGAACTCTATGATTACCAGGAGGACCCGCTGGAGACGAAGAACCTGGCGGCGGAGCGCCCGGAGGTGGTGAAGGAGCTGGCGGCCATCTTGGCCACCCACCCGGAGGCGAAGCCGCAGATCCAGGTCGCGGCGGCAAAGGGGGACGGGAAGGGCAAGAAGAAGGCGAAGAAGTAG
- the infB gene encoding translation initiation factor IF-2 has protein sequence MPSRSSSSKPAKTDSASPADGNAAAESMPPKKAAAKKVLSLIEEDGKPKSRGPRREATPLPALGAKPAPKPAPKATEPPKKTLDDHKREALNLFEDDDKPKVRRRPPEQPTSLPPISMIREPGPVQAMPPPPSLPTPPAPPKVEEAAAPEFELTETGEKIIHLKPPIIVKELAERMGLRPFKIIADLIALKVFVANADKAIDIEVAEKVCEKHGFHLEREKREKGAGVHKVEEVIVEPEAQVIEEMEEDKLELRAPIITFMGHVDHGKTSLLDAIRKTQVTHGEAGGITQHIGAYSVFHDGKPITFIDTPGHAAFSGMRARGAHVTDIVVLIIAADDGIMPQTREALNHAKAANVTIMVAINKCDLPSADIMRVKGQLQEIGLAPVDWGGDTEVMEVSAKSGLGIDSLLETMALQAEVLELKADPKAPARATVIESSMVEGKGPVATVIVRQGTLKVGQPFICGPHWGKSRALINDRGAPIKEVRPGMPVELVGFSDMPHVGDEVVVMDSERSVKKLSIERLEELRQKKLTVTRRSTLESLFNSIDEGNKKTLKIVLKADVQGSVEAIVKCLGEITSDKINQKILHSDVGPITESDVLLASGSDAVIIGFNTKVENKALSVAKREGVQIKLYSIIYELIDQVKDSMTGMLDPLTREKVLGHAKVKQVFKVNRGYVGGSIVTDGRIDRKQRARVLRNGQAVYDGGFETLRRFHDEVPEVRNGLECGIKLSGFSDYEEGDVIECYELEKFAQVL, from the coding sequence ATGCCAAGCCGATCCTCTTCATCCAAACCCGCCAAAACCGATTCCGCCAGCCCTGCTGACGGAAATGCTGCGGCTGAGAGCATGCCCCCCAAAAAAGCGGCGGCTAAAAAAGTGCTCTCATTGATCGAGGAGGACGGGAAACCGAAAAGCAGAGGCCCCCGGCGCGAAGCCACGCCTCTGCCTGCGCTCGGTGCCAAACCTGCACCCAAACCCGCTCCAAAAGCGACCGAGCCACCCAAGAAAACCCTGGATGATCACAAGCGTGAAGCGCTGAATCTTTTCGAAGACGACGACAAGCCCAAGGTCCGCCGCCGTCCGCCGGAACAGCCGACCTCCCTGCCGCCGATCTCCATGATCCGCGAGCCCGGCCCCGTCCAGGCCATGCCGCCGCCGCCCTCCCTGCCGACGCCTCCCGCGCCGCCCAAGGTGGAAGAAGCAGCCGCCCCTGAGTTTGAGCTGACTGAAACGGGTGAGAAAATCATCCACCTCAAGCCGCCGATCATCGTCAAGGAACTGGCCGAGCGGATGGGCCTGCGCCCGTTCAAGATCATCGCCGACCTCATCGCCCTCAAGGTCTTCGTCGCCAATGCCGACAAGGCCATTGACATCGAAGTGGCAGAAAAAGTCTGTGAAAAACACGGCTTCCATCTCGAGCGTGAGAAGCGCGAAAAAGGCGCCGGCGTCCACAAAGTGGAAGAAGTCATCGTCGAGCCTGAAGCCCAGGTCATTGAGGAAATGGAGGAGGACAAGCTTGAGCTCCGCGCCCCCATCATCACCTTCATGGGCCACGTTGACCATGGCAAGACCTCCCTTCTGGATGCCATCCGCAAGACCCAGGTCACTCACGGTGAGGCCGGCGGCATCACCCAGCACATCGGTGCCTACAGCGTCTTCCATGACGGCAAGCCCATCACTTTCATTGACACCCCCGGTCATGCCGCTTTCTCCGGCATGCGTGCCCGTGGCGCTCACGTCACGGACATTGTCGTCCTGATCATCGCGGCGGATGACGGCATCATGCCGCAGACTCGAGAGGCGCTGAACCACGCCAAGGCCGCCAATGTCACCATCATGGTGGCCATTAACAAATGCGACCTGCCGTCCGCAGACATCATGCGCGTCAAAGGCCAGCTTCAGGAAATCGGCCTCGCCCCTGTTGACTGGGGCGGCGATACCGAGGTCATGGAAGTTTCCGCCAAGTCCGGCCTCGGCATTGACAGCTTGCTGGAGACCATGGCCCTGCAGGCCGAGGTGCTCGAGCTCAAGGCCGACCCCAAAGCCCCGGCCCGCGCCACCGTCATCGAGTCCTCCATGGTGGAAGGCAAAGGCCCTGTGGCCACCGTCATCGTCCGCCAGGGCACGCTGAAAGTCGGCCAGCCCTTCATCTGCGGCCCGCACTGGGGCAAGTCCCGCGCCCTCATCAACGACCGTGGCGCTCCTATCAAGGAAGTCCGGCCCGGCATGCCCGTAGAGCTTGTCGGCTTCAGCGACATGCCTCACGTCGGTGACGAAGTCGTCGTCATGGACAGCGAGCGCTCCGTCAAGAAACTCAGCATCGAGCGCCTGGAAGAGCTCCGCCAGAAGAAGCTCACCGTCACCCGCCGCTCCACCCTGGAATCCCTCTTCAACAGCATTGATGAAGGCAACAAGAAGACCCTCAAGATCGTCCTCAAGGCCGATGTGCAGGGCTCCGTGGAAGCCATCGTCAAATGCTTGGGCGAGATCACCAGCGACAAGATCAACCAGAAGATCCTCCACTCCGATGTCGGCCCCATCACGGAATCCGACGTGCTTCTCGCCTCCGGGTCGGATGCCGTCATCATCGGCTTCAACACCAAGGTGGAGAACAAGGCGCTCAGCGTGGCCAAGCGCGAAGGCGTCCAGATCAAGCTTTACTCCATCATCTATGAGCTCATTGACCAGGTGAAGGATTCCATGACGGGCATGCTTGACCCGCTGACCCGTGAGAAGGTGCTCGGCCATGCCAAGGTCAAGCAGGTCTTCAAGGTTAACCGCGGTTACGTCGGTGGCTCCATCGTCACTGACGGCCGCATTGACCGCAAGCAGCGCGCCCGCGTCCTGCGCAACGGCCAGGCCGTCTATGACGGTGGTTTTGAAACCCTCCGCCGTTTCCACGATGAAGTCCCCGAGGTCCGTAACGGCCTTGAATGCGGCATCAAGCTCAGCGGCTTCAGCGATTACGAAGAAGGCGACGTCATCGAATGTTACGAACTGGAAAAATTCGCCCAGGTGCTCTAA
- the tilS gene encoding tRNA lysidine(34) synthetase TilS — protein sequence MPAALPHSFLLLPAPDDPALLAISGGQDSVALLHMLVTARHQNLILAHLNHGLRGRESGQDAAFIRRLARTYDLPCEIEKADVAALAKKDRVSIETAARHARYDFLRRMAKKHGAERIYLAHHADDQAETILANLCRGTGIGGLKGMLAETPAQPALCRPLLGMRRAEIEAYVAEHGLAYREDSSNSSPAHRRNRLRREVMPLLNRVYAREVAPLIVRLGRQAGRDDECLWQQALAFMNAVGTILPDGALRAGRELRALHPAVLSRVLHHWLGNILGQPGLDAQILDAAMTMLNPGGPAKVNLPGGRHLRRKAGRMWVEGGELA from the coding sequence GTGCCTGCCGCGCTTCCGCATTCTTTTTTGCTTTTGCCAGCCCCAGATGACCCAGCCCTGCTGGCCATTTCAGGAGGGCAGGATTCCGTCGCGCTGCTGCACATGCTGGTCACAGCCAGGCATCAGAATCTCATTTTGGCCCACCTGAACCACGGCCTGCGCGGACGCGAATCCGGCCAGGATGCGGCCTTTATCCGCCGCCTGGCCAGGACGTATGATCTGCCCTGCGAGATCGAGAAAGCGGACGTGGCGGCGCTGGCGAAGAAGGACCGGGTCTCGATCGAGACGGCCGCCCGCCATGCCCGTTATGATTTCCTCCGGCGCATGGCGAAAAAACATGGGGCGGAGCGGATTTACCTCGCGCATCATGCCGATGACCAGGCGGAGACCATCCTGGCCAACCTCTGCCGTGGCACCGGCATCGGCGGGCTGAAGGGGATGCTGGCGGAGACCCCTGCGCAGCCCGCACTGTGCCGCCCGCTGCTGGGAATGCGGCGCGCGGAGATCGAGGCGTATGTGGCCGAGCATGGGCTGGCGTATCGGGAGGATTCCAGCAACAGCAGTCCCGCCCACCGCCGCAACCGCCTGCGCCGTGAGGTGATGCCGCTGCTTAACCGGGTGTATGCGCGGGAGGTGGCGCCGCTCATTGTCCGCCTGGGCCGCCAGGCGGGACGGGACGATGAGTGCCTGTGGCAGCAGGCGCTCGCCTTTATGAACGCGGTCGGGACTATCCTGCCCGATGGCGCACTGCGCGCAGGCAGGGAGCTGCGAGCACTGCATCCGGCAGTGCTCAGTCGCGTATTGCATCATTGGTTAGGCAACATCCTCGGCCAGCCCGGCCTGGATGCCCAGATCCTGGATGCCGCCATGACCATGCTGAACCCCGGCGGCCCCGCTAAGGTCAATCTGCCCGGCGGCCGACATCTGCGTCGCAAGGCGGGACGAATGTGGGTGGAGGGGGGTGAACTTGCGTGA